In the Quercus lobata isolate SW786 chromosome 5, ValleyOak3.0 Primary Assembly, whole genome shotgun sequence genome, one interval contains:
- the LOC115989400 gene encoding F-box/FBD/LRR-repeat protein At4g26340-like: MTTESDTKRKKYAEVDRISNLPDLLLCHILSFLPTKQSVATTILSTRWKPLWTMVPVLDFEDIKRQNQDDVAESNDGMTFTHFVWRVYALRKPIHVKKLKLQFHNRSVVDPIYVRTWISYAIGHHLEELRLYLLGNLSQPIELPQSFYNSESLKVLRLDGEVLLNCPSFVHFPNLKHLFLGFGIKYANDDCFRRLISCSSHLKNLFVFSDPKDKNVRFKLDINAPILKYLFLWGRDCQDYLLENVTNVVKAYIYLLGHRQNDEHENYGHCILKLLRAIPNVQTLTLHFTKGLSFAFTYDIPKFNNLRLLELRVSCCEWQLLPKFLESAPNLENLFLKKVNTEGPHESCWTEPPHVPKCLTSHLQSFYFLGFRSLDHELELVKYILNNAKVLKTMGIQTGLSDFEENFLILKKLPEFPRCSLTCRLEFSTVYPPSLSLSLTVSDSSQPSLLLGSSKETMAQYPPSNRSPDTKSGL; encoded by the exons ATGACCACTGAATCAGACACAAAACGCAAAAAATACGCAGAGGTTGACAGGATCAGCAATCTACCGGACTTACTTCTCTGCCACATCCTTTCAtttctcccaaccaaacaatCCGTCGCCACGACAATATTGTCAACTAGGTGGAAGCCGCTCTGGACTATGGTTCCTGTTCTTGATTTTGAAGACATCAAAAGACAGAACCAAGACGATGTTGCTGAGTCTAATGATGGTATGACCTTCACACATTTTGTATGGAGAGTTTATGCTCTCCGCAAACCCATACATGTGAAGAAATTAAAACTCCAATTCCACAACCGTTCTGTTGTGGATCCAATCTATGTCCGTACATGGATTTCTTATGCAATAGGGCATCACCTCGAAGAACTCAGACTCTACCTCTTAGGTAATCTTAGCCAACCAATTGAGTTGCCTCAAAGTTTTTATAATTCCGAGTCACTGAAGGTTTTGAGACTGGATGGTGAAGTCCTTCTCAATTGTCCTTCATTCGTTCATTTTCCGAATCTCAAGCAtctttttcttggatttggaaTCAAGTATGCAAATGATGACTGTTTTCGTAGGCTCATAAGTTGTTCTTCTCActtaaaaaacttgtttgtcTTCAGTGATCCCAAAGATAAGAATGTTAGATTCAAGCTTGATATAAATGCACCCATTCTTAAGTATCTTTTTCTCTGGGGTCGAGATTGCCAAGATTATTTGCTTGAAAACGTGACTAATGTTGTTAAAGCGTACATTTATTTACTTGGACACCGGCAAAATGATGAGCATGAAAATTACGGTCACTGCATACTCAAGCTTCTCAGAGCGATCCCTAATGTTCAAACTTTGACATTGCATTTCACCAAG GGTCTTAGCTTTGCTTTTACATATGATATTCCAAAATTTAATAATCTGAGATTGTTGGAACTTAGAGTTAGTTGCTGCGAATGGCAGCTACTACCAAAATTCCTCGAAAGTGCTCCTAATCTTGAgaatctttttcttaaaaag GTAAATACTGAAGGACCACATGAGTCATGCTGGACAGAGCCACCACATGTTCCTAAATGTCTAACATCACACCTtcagagtttttattttttaggatttaGAAGCTTGGATCATGAGCTGGAACTcgtaaaatatattctaaacaATGCGAAAGTCTTGAAAACAATGGGAATACAAACTGGCTTATCGGATTTTGAGGAAAACTTTCTTATTCTCAAGAAGTTGCCAGAGTTTCCAAGGTGCTCTTTGACATGTCGACTTGAATTTTCAACAGTATAccctccctctctttctctctctcttactgtATCTGACTCTAGTCAACCATCTTTATTATTGGGATCTTCTAAGGAAACAATGGCACAATATCCTCCAAGCAATCGCTCCCCTGATACCAAATCTGGACTTTGA
- the LOC115990250 gene encoding 60S ribosomal protein L23-like: MSKRGRGGSAGNKFRMSLGLPVAATVNCADNTGAKNLYIISVKGIKGRLNRLPSACVGDMVIATVKKGKPDLRKKVLPAVIVRQRKPWRRKDGVFMYFEDNAGVIVNPKGEICKIFNNVTLLSSSLFVHLCGLSLSNSMSINISGVWRWLAVM, encoded by the coding sequence ATGTCGAAGCGAGGTAGGGGAGGATCGGCTGGGAACAAGTTCAGGATGTCATTGGGTCTTCCCGTGGCAGCAACTGTGAACTGCGCAGACAACACGGGTGCTAAGAATCTCTACATCATATCCGTCAAAGGGATCAAAGGTAGGCTCAATCGCTTGCCTTCAGCTTGCGTTGGTGACATGGTCATAGCCACTGTCAAGAAAGGCAAGCCTGATTTGCGTAAGAAGGTTCTTCCTGCTGTCATTGTTCGCCAGCGCAAACCTTGGCGCCGAAAGGACGGTGTTTTCATGTACTTCGAAGATAATGCTGGTGTCATTGTGAACCCCAAAGgagaaatttgtaaaatatttaacaatgtAACACTATTAAGTAGCTCATTATTTGTCCATCTTTGTGGCCTTTCACTGTCTAATTCCATGAGCATTAATATTAGTGGTGTGTGGCGGTGGCTGGCTGTGATGTGA